One window of Novosphingobium sp. 9U genomic DNA carries:
- a CDS encoding oxygenase MpaB family protein, whose translation MTPASLPERVKSSIRRRVVGLFNDVERGQTPVMRSPDALFAPGSVVWRVHGDVGSMMVGGVASLLLQMLHPSVLAGVWDHSNFRKDMHGRLRRTARFIAMTTYGERTSAETAIATVRRVHDRVAGTLPDGTPYSANDPALLAWVHVTETSSFLDAWIRYGEPLMPTSEQDRYFAQMAQVGEMLGADPLPRSRAQAQQLTAQMRPQLKVDARTREIAELILAGRGAPAMGEVPRKLAMQAAIDLLPDWARRMHGFSLSPLERPLVRAGTFGVAQTLRWAFR comes from the coding sequence ATGACGCCAGCTTCCCTGCCCGAACGCGTGAAATCCTCTATCCGCCGCCGCGTCGTCGGGCTGTTCAACGATGTCGAGCGCGGCCAGACACCTGTCATGCGCAGCCCTGATGCACTGTTCGCGCCCGGTTCGGTGGTGTGGCGCGTGCACGGGGACGTCGGCTCGATGATGGTCGGCGGTGTCGCCAGCCTGCTCCTGCAGATGCTCCACCCCTCTGTGCTCGCGGGCGTGTGGGATCACTCGAACTTCCGCAAGGACATGCACGGCCGCCTGCGCCGCACTGCGCGCTTTATCGCCATGACCACTTATGGCGAGCGAACATCCGCCGAAACCGCCATCGCCACCGTGCGCCGCGTGCATGACCGTGTCGCCGGCACCTTGCCCGACGGCACGCCATACAGCGCGAACGATCCGGCGCTGCTCGCCTGGGTGCACGTGACCGAAACCAGCAGCTTCCTCGACGCCTGGATCCGCTATGGCGAGCCGCTGATGCCCACGTCCGAGCAGGACCGCTACTTCGCGCAAATGGCCCAGGTGGGCGAGATGCTGGGCGCCGACCCGCTCCCGCGCTCGCGAGCCCAAGCGCAGCAGCTGACCGCGCAGATGCGCCCGCAACTTAAGGTCGATGCCCGCACCCGCGAGATTGCCGAGCTGATCCTTGCGGGGCGAGGTGCGCCGGCGATGGGAGAGGTTCCTCGCAAGCTGGCGATGCAGGCGGCGATCGACCTTCTGCCGGACTGGGCGCGGCGCATGCACGGCTTCTCGCTCTCGCCGCTCGAGCGCCCGCTGGTGCGTGCCGGGACGTTCGGCGTTGCGCAGACCTTGCGCTGGGCCTTCCGTTAA
- a CDS encoding DMT family transporter, whose product MFARLAPALFVLIWSSGFVVARWAVPHAAPELILLARMALTSAMMGGAALAAGEQWPTGARLRRHLLAGVMLNGVYLCTSWWAVQQGMPAGVMALLGALQPLVVAVGAFLFLGERLPARGWAGLGIALAGGVMVLAPLLESGLAISVPLYVVAGAVASILAMAAGTMIQSGSLAQDGIRVSSSVQNAGGAAVALAATVSFGDYRWDNSLELWLGLAWSVLMLSAAALSLLVWMTRRQGATRVSVLLLLVPPLTAVESRLLFGEHLITIQLLGFALALGGVLLARSGKAAPPPEPA is encoded by the coding sequence ATGTTCGCCCGCCTCGCTCCCGCCCTCTTCGTGCTCATTTGGTCGAGCGGCTTCGTCGTCGCGCGCTGGGCCGTTCCGCATGCCGCTCCCGAACTGATCCTGCTCGCGCGCATGGCGCTGACTTCGGCGATGATGGGTGGCGCGGCGCTGGCGGCAGGGGAACAGTGGCCCACCGGCGCGCGGCTGCGGCGCCACCTGCTTGCGGGCGTCATGCTCAACGGGGTCTATTTGTGCACCAGTTGGTGGGCGGTGCAGCAGGGCATGCCGGCCGGAGTGATGGCACTGCTCGGCGCCTTGCAGCCGCTCGTGGTGGCCGTGGGCGCCTTCCTGTTCCTGGGCGAGCGGCTGCCGGCGCGCGGGTGGGCGGGCCTGGGCATTGCGCTAGCCGGCGGGGTTATGGTGCTGGCGCCGCTGCTCGAGAGCGGGCTGGCGATCAGCGTGCCGCTCTATGTGGTGGCGGGCGCCGTCGCCTCGATCCTGGCGATGGCAGCGGGCACGATGATCCAATCAGGATCGCTGGCGCAGGACGGCATTCGCGTGTCGAGCTCGGTGCAGAACGCGGGTGGCGCTGCCGTCGCGCTGGCGGCGACGGTGAGTTTCGGCGACTATCGCTGGGACAATTCGCTTGAGCTGTGGCTTGGCCTGGCGTGGTCGGTGCTCATGCTCTCGGCCGCTGCCTTGTCGCTCCTGGTGTGGATGACCCGCCGCCAGGGCGCCACGCGCGTCAGCGTGCTGCTGCTACTGGTGCCGCCGCTCACGGCCGTGGAGTCCCGGTTGCTCTTCGGCGAGCACCTGATCACGATCCAACTGCTCGGCTTCGCGCTGGCGCTGGGCGGCGTGCTCCTTGCCCGCTCCGGCAAGGCAGCACCTCCGCCCGAGCCTGCTTAA
- the ptsP gene encoding phosphoenolpyruvate--protein phosphotransferase: MSIGAVEAARNILTRLHEVMASRSNAQAKLNNVVEVIGECLDSEVCSIYLLREGMLELFATRGLAQEAVHVTRMAVGEGLVGTIADDIEPLNLAEATAHPDFMYRPETGEDKFHSFAGVPIVRRERAVGVLSVQHVEPRRYEDVEVEALQTVAMVLAELITNADLIDEVDYSAGGSGQTGPETLRGLTLVKGLASGVAVYHQPRITIEHVVADDTEAERQRVILAFDKMREQVERMASQAEFGVGGEHEEVLATYKMFAYDEGWTRRINEAIDSGLTAEAAIERVQQRTRMRMRQIDDPLLADRMHDLEDLSNRLLRIVSGQLGTAATMGLRSDAILIARNLGPAELLEYDRRRLKGVILEEGSLTSHVVIVARAMGVPVLGRVRGLRGKVREGDPLLLDADQATVTVRASTGMVDAFDTRLGRSRERQAAYAALRDVVPVSADGQRITVMINAGLRDDVANLGLTGADGIGLFRTEFQFLVSATLPSRERQTRLYREVMEAAGPRPVMFRTVDIGGDKTLPYLRHDDGEAEENPAMGWRALRVALEREGLLKVQARALLEAAAGRTLNVMFPMVSEPWEFDAARAVFDSQVEFLRSRKKRVPEAIRYGVMLEVPALAEQLDVLAPKIQFLSIGTNDLTQFLFAADRANPKLAERYDWLSPAILRFIRRIVRDLDGQSVDITVCGEMGGRQLEALALIGIGIERLSITPASVGPLKAMIGQCDVSAIRAAMDGWLAAPPENLRQVLIDWATERGIALD; encoded by the coding sequence ATGAGCATCGGAGCCGTCGAAGCCGCCCGGAACATCCTTACGCGCCTGCACGAGGTGATGGCGTCGCGCAGCAATGCGCAGGCCAAGCTGAACAACGTGGTCGAGGTGATCGGCGAGTGCCTCGATAGCGAAGTCTGCTCGATCTACCTCCTCCGCGAAGGCATGCTGGAGTTGTTCGCCACCCGCGGTCTGGCGCAGGAAGCCGTCCACGTCACCCGCATGGCGGTGGGCGAGGGGCTGGTCGGCACCATCGCGGACGACATCGAACCGCTCAACCTTGCCGAGGCGACCGCGCATCCGGACTTCATGTACCGGCCCGAAACCGGGGAGGACAAGTTCCACTCCTTTGCCGGCGTGCCGATCGTGCGACGTGAGCGCGCAGTGGGCGTGCTCTCGGTCCAGCATGTCGAGCCGCGTCGCTACGAGGACGTCGAGGTGGAGGCGCTTCAGACCGTCGCCATGGTGCTGGCAGAACTCATCACCAACGCCGACCTGATTGACGAGGTCGATTATTCGGCCGGCGGCAGTGGTCAGACAGGTCCCGAGACATTGCGCGGGTTGACGTTGGTCAAGGGCCTGGCCAGCGGCGTCGCCGTCTACCACCAGCCGCGCATAACGATCGAGCACGTCGTTGCCGACGACACCGAAGCCGAGCGCCAGCGCGTGATCCTGGCCTTCGACAAGATGCGCGAACAGGTCGAGCGCATGGCCAGCCAGGCCGAGTTCGGCGTCGGCGGCGAGCATGAGGAGGTCCTCGCGACCTACAAAATGTTCGCCTACGACGAAGGCTGGACCCGCCGCATCAACGAAGCGATCGACTCAGGTCTAACCGCCGAGGCCGCGATCGAGCGCGTGCAGCAGCGCACCCGCATGCGTATGCGCCAAATCGACGATCCGCTGCTCGCCGATCGCATGCACGACCTGGAGGACCTGTCGAACCGCCTGCTCCGGATCGTCTCGGGCCAGCTCGGCACTGCCGCCACCATGGGCCTGCGCAGCGACGCCATCCTGATCGCGCGCAACCTGGGCCCGGCCGAACTGCTGGAGTATGACCGCCGCCGCCTGAAGGGCGTGATCCTGGAGGAAGGCTCGCTGACCAGCCATGTCGTCATCGTCGCGCGGGCGATGGGCGTTCCGGTGCTCGGCCGTGTCCGGGGCCTGCGTGGCAAAGTGCGCGAGGGCGATCCGCTGCTGCTCGATGCCGACCAGGCGACGGTGACCGTGCGCGCCTCGACCGGTATGGTCGATGCGTTCGACACGCGACTGGGACGCAGTCGCGAGCGCCAGGCCGCCTACGCCGCATTGCGCGACGTGGTGCCCGTCAGCGCCGATGGCCAGCGGATCACGGTGATGATCAACGCCGGCCTCCGCGACGATGTCGCCAACCTCGGTCTCACGGGCGCGGACGGCATCGGCCTGTTTCGCACCGAGTTCCAGTTCCTGGTTTCCGCCACGCTTCCCTCGCGCGAGCGGCAGACGCGCCTCTATCGCGAGGTCATGGAAGCCGCGGGGCCGCGGCCGGTCATGTTCCGCACCGTCGATATCGGCGGCGACAAGACGCTTCCCTACTTGCGCCATGACGACGGCGAGGCGGAGGAGAATCCGGCGATGGGCTGGCGCGCGCTGCGCGTGGCGCTGGAACGCGAGGGGCTGCTCAAGGTCCAGGCGCGCGCTCTGCTGGAAGCCGCCGCTGGGCGCACGCTCAACGTCATGTTCCCGATGGTCAGCGAGCCGTGGGAGTTCGATGCGGCGCGCGCCGTCTTCGACAGTCAGGTCGAGTTCCTGCGCAGCCGCAAGAAGCGCGTTCCCGAAGCGATCCGCTATGGCGTTATGCTGGAAGTGCCCGCGCTGGCCGAACAGCTCGACGTGCTCGCGCCCAAGATCCAGTTCCTTTCGATCGGCACCAACGATCTCACGCAGTTCCTCTTCGCAGCCGACCGCGCGAACCCGAAGCTGGCCGAGCGGTACGATTGGCTGAGCCCCGCCATCCTGCGCTTCATCCGCCGCATCGTGCGTGACCTCGACGGGCAATCGGTGGACATCACCGTGTGCGGCGAGATGGGCGGACGACAGCTGGAGGCGCTGGCGCTGATCGGCATTGGCATCGAGCGCCTGTCGATCACCCCGGCCTCGGTCGGCCCGCTCAAGGCCATGATCGGCCAATGCGACGTCTCGGCCATCCGCGCCGCAATGGACGGCTGGCTCGCCGCGCCGCCCGAAAACCTGCGCCAGGTCCTGATCGATTGGGCGACGGAGCGGGGGATTGCTTTGGATTAG
- a CDS encoding YdcH family protein, giving the protein MTEEEMRKRLEILRIEHRDLDAAIDALGAAGSNDQLQIARLKKRKLRLKDQIAIIEDYLIPDIIA; this is encoded by the coding sequence GTGACCGAAGAGGAGATGCGCAAGCGTCTGGAAATCCTGCGTATCGAGCACCGCGATCTTGATGCTGCGATTGATGCGCTCGGCGCTGCCGGATCGAACGATCAGTTGCAGATCGCCCGGCTTAAAAAACGCAAGCTGCGGCTGAAGGACCAGATCGCCATCATCGAGGACTACCTGATCCCCGATATCATCGCCTGA
- a CDS encoding DUF1465 family protein, whose amino-acid sequence MGQPITINPRIVEGLYCEALVLSDEVRHMFALSSRIEDGRAGMEDLARVAMSSEGLRTTTRMMHAVAWLLNHRAYFMGELSEFQLRRHGRLSPDMRESEPEQFALLTTPVQDLVNATLRFYDRLLRLDRSWRQIDEPTPGAIVRLRERLERRLAG is encoded by the coding sequence ATGGGGCAACCAATCACCATAAATCCGAGGATCGTCGAAGGCTTGTATTGCGAAGCGCTGGTGCTCTCCGACGAGGTGCGCCACATGTTCGCCCTTAGCAGTCGGATCGAGGACGGGCGCGCGGGAATGGAAGACCTCGCACGCGTCGCGATGTCGAGCGAGGGCCTGCGCACGACCACCCGGATGATGCACGCGGTGGCGTGGCTGCTGAACCATCGCGCCTACTTCATGGGCGAGCTCTCCGAATTCCAGCTGCGGCGCCACGGCCGGCTCTCGCCCGACATGCGCGAGTCGGAGCCCGAGCAGTTCGCCTTGCTCACGACGCCGGTGCAGGACCTGGTGAACGCCACGCTGCGCTTCTACGATCGGCTGCTGCGGCTGGATCGCAGCTGGCGCCAGATCGATGAGCCAACGCCCGGCGCGATCGTGCGCTTGCGCGAACGGCTGGAGCGCCGACTGGCGGGTTAG
- a CDS encoding YdcH family protein, which translates to METSHVSALQTKHAGIDRQIQQEMSRPMPDAVAIQALKKRKLRIKEEIARH; encoded by the coding sequence ATGGAGACTTCGCACGTCAGCGCCCTGCAGACCAAGCATGCTGGGATCGACCGTCAGATCCAGCAGGAAATGAGCCGCCCGATGCCCGACGCCGTGGCAATCCAGGCGCTTAAGAAGCGCAAGCTGCGCATCAAGGAAGAGATCGCCCGGCACTGA
- a CDS encoding MBL fold metallo-hydrolase, translating to MDAATDLRPYAHAERVDPLVRRVLARNPSPFTYTGTQSYIVGAGNEVAVIDPGPDEPEHLDALMAAIGDARVVAICCTHTHRDHSPAAAPLAAMTGAPVIGCAALTLDDDGPRSDAAFDADYRPDRVLADGESVSGQGWTLVAVETPGHTSNHVCFALPESGVLFTGDHVMGWSTSVVSPPDGDMTAYMASLAKLHGREDRIYFPAHGPAVDKPRQLVRGMIGHRRSREKQILKQIGEGRTRIGEMVPMMYKGVDERLWPAAGRSVHAHLIDLARRDLVAEAGDRWTLVAPPA from the coding sequence ATGGACGCCGCCACCGATCTTCGCCCTTACGCCCATGCCGAGCGAGTCGATCCGCTCGTCCGCCGCGTGCTAGCGCGCAATCCGTCGCCATTCACGTACACGGGGACGCAAAGCTACATCGTCGGGGCCGGCAATGAGGTCGCGGTGATCGACCCTGGTCCGGACGAACCGGAGCACCTCGACGCCCTTATGGCGGCGATCGGCGATGCCAGGGTCGTGGCGATCTGCTGCACTCACACCCATCGCGATCACTCGCCCGCAGCGGCCCCGCTCGCCGCTATGACCGGTGCGCCGGTGATCGGCTGTGCCGCGCTGACGCTCGACGATGATGGCCCGCGCTCCGACGCGGCCTTCGACGCCGATTACCGCCCCGACCGCGTACTCGCCGACGGCGAGAGCGTGAGCGGCCAGGGTTGGACGCTCGTCGCCGTGGAGACGCCGGGGCACACCTCGAACCACGTCTGCTTCGCGCTGCCGGAGAGCGGCGTCCTGTTCACCGGCGACCACGTGATGGGCTGGTCGACCAGCGTCGTCTCCCCGCCCGATGGCGACATGACCGCCTACATGGCCAGCCTCGCGAAGCTGCACGGGCGCGAGGATCGTATCTACTTTCCGGCGCACGGCCCGGCGGTCGACAAGCCGCGCCAGCTGGTGCGCGGCATGATCGGCCATCGCCGCAGCCGCGAGAAGCAGATCCTGAAGCAGATCGGTGAAGGCCGCACGCGCATCGGCGAAATGGTGCCGATGATGTACAAGGGCGTGGACGAGCGGCTTTGGCCGGCGGCCGGCCGCTCGGTGCACGCACACCTGATCGACCTGGCCCGCCGCGACCTCGTGGCTGAGGCGGGCGATCGGTGGACGCTGGTGGCTCCTCCAGCCTGA
- a CDS encoding helix-turn-helix domain-containing protein, translating into MADHIDTPSTPSPPTSVGDQLRAAREAQGLSLGDIAAQTRVAERQLILIEESRFAELAAPTYAVGFSRSYARAVGLDEREIASRVRRQIDAQPVTRGPTLPSFEPGDPARVPPSRIAWLAGLLAVVVVGALLVFWNDFLSPEGQLPELRADATQAAPSPTRAAQAAPPQGAPGGPVVLTATAPRVWIKVTDPAGNQLFQKEMAQGESYTVPAEAQAPQLRTARPDQLQITVGGRQLARLGDKPEVISGIVLTPAALLQRVGSPSGRPATGAAPSTPPSLAPGAPQANGRRSDVPPVPKMDDLLNGIEAPAGRAQDNPVSTTQL; encoded by the coding sequence ATGGCAGACCACATCGATACGCCGAGCACCCCGTCGCCGCCCACCAGCGTCGGTGACCAATTGCGTGCCGCCCGCGAGGCGCAGGGGCTCAGCCTCGGCGACATCGCGGCGCAGACGCGTGTGGCCGAACGCCAACTCATCCTGATCGAGGAGAGCCGCTTCGCTGAACTTGCCGCGCCGACGTATGCGGTGGGCTTTTCGCGCTCCTATGCCCGCGCGGTCGGGCTGGACGAGCGCGAGATCGCCTCGCGGGTGCGTCGGCAGATCGATGCGCAGCCTGTAACGCGGGGCCCCACGCTGCCCAGCTTCGAGCCGGGCGACCCGGCACGCGTGCCGCCATCTCGCATCGCCTGGCTGGCGGGTCTGCTGGCGGTCGTCGTAGTTGGCGCGCTGCTGGTGTTCTGGAACGATTTCCTCTCCCCCGAAGGCCAGCTGCCCGAACTGAGGGCCGATGCGACACAGGCAGCGCCGTCGCCGACGCGTGCCGCACAAGCGGCGCCTCCCCAAGGCGCGCCCGGTGGTCCGGTGGTCCTGACCGCCACTGCCCCGAGGGTGTGGATCAAGGTGACCGACCCGGCCGGCAACCAGCTGTTCCAGAAGGAAATGGCGCAGGGCGAAAGCTACACCGTGCCGGCCGAGGCACAGGCGCCCCAGCTGCGCACTGCGCGTCCGGACCAGTTGCAGATCACCGTAGGCGGGCGCCAGCTTGCGCGGTTGGGCGACAAGCCCGAAGTGATCAGCGGCATTGTCCTGACACCTGCTGCCCTGCTGCAGCGCGTCGGTTCGCCCTCCGGCAGGCCAGCTACGGGCGCTGCGCCCTCGACCCCGCCATCGTTGGCGCCGGGCGCACCGCAGGCGAACGGCAGGCGCAGCGACGTGCCGCCGGTGCCGAAGATGGATGACCTGCTGAACGGCATCGAGGCCCCGGCCGGCCGGGCTCAGGACAATCCGGTATCCACCACGCAGCTCTGA